The following are from one region of the Denitrobacterium detoxificans genome:
- the menB gene encoding 1,4-dihydroxy-2-naphthoyl-CoA synthase: MSDFEWKRGKEYREIVYETFDGIAKITINRPERRNAFTPLTVNEMYDAFSEARDDAEIGVIILTGANHGGRHEDEAFCSGGDQKIRGNGGYVGEDNIPRLNVLDLQRLMRIVPKPIIAMVNGYAIGGGHILHLLCDLSLAADTAKFGQTGPKVGSFDAGYGASYLAAIVGQKKAREIWYLCRQYTAAEALEMGMVNKVVPFDELEAETVAWAREILQWSPTALRFMKASFNAATDGYAGLAQLAGDATLLYYTTDEAKEGRDAFKEKRKPDFTQFPKFP, translated from the coding sequence ATGAGCGACTTCGAGTGGAAGCGCGGTAAGGAATACCGCGAAATCGTCTACGAGACGTTCGATGGCATCGCGAAGATCACCATCAATCGACCCGAGCGCCGCAATGCGTTCACGCCGCTTACCGTTAACGAGATGTACGACGCGTTTTCCGAAGCGCGTGACGATGCGGAAATCGGCGTCATCATCCTTACGGGCGCCAATCACGGTGGCCGTCACGAGGACGAGGCGTTCTGCAGTGGCGGTGACCAGAAGATTCGTGGCAATGGCGGCTACGTGGGCGAAGACAACATCCCGCGTCTGAACGTGCTCGACCTTCAGCGCCTGATGCGTATTGTACCGAAGCCCATCATCGCTATGGTCAACGGCTACGCCATTGGCGGCGGTCACATTCTGCATCTGCTGTGCGATCTGTCGCTTGCGGCCGATACCGCGAAGTTCGGCCAGACCGGCCCGAAGGTTGGTAGCTTCGATGCTGGTTATGGCGCTTCGTACCTGGCTGCCATCGTGGGCCAGAAGAAGGCGCGCGAAATCTGGTACCTCTGCCGTCAGTACACGGCAGCCGAGGCGCTGGAAATGGGCATGGTCAACAAGGTCGTGCCGTTCGACGAGCTGGAAGCGGAAACCGTTGCCTGGGCGCGCGAGATTCTGCAGTGGAGTCCCACGGCCCTGCGCTTCATGAAGGCAAGCTTCAACGCCGCAACTGACGGCTATGCCGGCCTTGCTCAGCTTGCGGGCGATGCCACGCTGCTTTACTACACCACCGACGAGGCCAAGGAAGGCCGCGACGCGTTCAAAGAAAAGCGCAAGCCCGATTTCACGCAGTTCCCCAAGTTTCCCTAG
- a CDS encoding alpha/beta fold hydrolase: protein MPLPIILLHGFMQDARTWNSVVDAVPGGNAHAINYVLGSQGYSLPQLAESVHRSVMQICQENACDKVVLVGYSMGGRVAVEYARAFPQTLAALVLESAGLGCVDEAERAWFAERNNAWAQRMEQAESIQEVVDWWEKLPLFATQLEQPEEVQRTQRAMRLACDARALAGQLRDGGVQTMALQADTVRMLASLPVPVRFLAGERDERYSRIADACQTAGIAVTRFDCGHNVHMERPSEFACVLNEARGME from the coding sequence ATGCCGTTGCCCATCATTCTCCTGCATGGGTTCATGCAGGATGCGCGTACGTGGAACAGCGTTGTCGACGCCGTTCCCGGTGGGAATGCCCATGCCATCAACTACGTGCTTGGATCGCAGGGGTATTCGCTGCCCCAGTTGGCGGAGTCAGTGCATCGCTCCGTGATGCAGATTTGCCAGGAAAACGCGTGCGACAAGGTGGTGCTCGTGGGGTATTCCATGGGCGGCCGCGTTGCGGTGGAATATGCCCGCGCGTTTCCGCAGACCTTGGCTGCGCTCGTGTTGGAAAGCGCTGGCCTGGGTTGCGTGGACGAAGCTGAGCGCGCGTGGTTTGCCGAGCGTAACAACGCGTGGGCGCAGCGCATGGAACAGGCCGAATCCATTCAGGAAGTTGTAGACTGGTGGGAAAAGCTGCCGCTGTTTGCTACGCAGCTGGAACAGCCCGAAGAGGTGCAGCGCACTCAGCGTGCCATGCGCCTTGCGTGCGATGCGCGCGCGTTGGCTGGCCAGCTTCGCGACGGTGGCGTGCAGACCATGGCGCTGCAGGCAGATACGGTGCGCATGCTCGCGTCGTTGCCCGTGCCCGTTCGCTTTCTGGCGGGCGAGCGTGACGAACGCTATTCGCGCATTGCCGATGCGTGCCAGACGGCTGGCATTGCCGTGACCCGCTTCGATTGCGGGCACAACGTTCATATGGAACGACCAAGTGAATTCGCCTGCGTGCTCAATGAAGCACGGGGCATGGAATAG
- the menD gene encoding 2-succinyl-5-enolpyruvyl-6-hydroxy-3-cyclohexene-1-carboxylic-acid synthase: MEDATQPIPARKISIDQGIIEAAAKAIARERGRSYTPPVSDGAGYTMPPSTKPQQQVPMSRREREVEEARRAAMAAMRRAEATAAAVTAASAVAAHAQSKSAARTAVAQPAASQAAVVEQKPAPVEQPIESIMVSEPAVAEPAQQEKAEGAHAAVVVEREESAPVVEREPRVIPTDPAEITSEYLDAFFSELERCGVTDYVISPGSRSTGLAMKAFERFGSVYVDVDERGAAFFALGLAKAKRQPVAVICTSGTAVGNWMPAVLEAEASRVPLLLLSGDRPSRLQGLGAPQTCDQLKMFGDHVKKFVQMPQPAATDEALAFARQTALEACVAAHGSVPGAASCDGGPVHINFPFDEPLKPARSKGSEKVNPLPPTVVPGQGLRPGDARGIFKVFHGKRTIALCGEGTCNNSEDVQVMLEFAHKCHIPLLADPLSGLRCVDDPYVIDNYDTVFGGEAPRVDVVIRFGRWPVSKRCFMALQEMNPTQIAVDMRDTRDYSASTSLFVHALPVVFAAGMIGVRAKSTASVKCVEEWMAANDEARERITSVPSRVGADDFEGAYVAKMMSLIPEGSLLFSANSMSIRAIDTFYCKSDKNIRVLCNRGLNGIDGTLSSAIGAAQAYEQTTVLTGDLAFLHDANALSLQNEMHIREIRHDGPVPSIIVVLLNNNGGAIFDMLPQKSTEDYFGRLFLTPQNVDCKHLAQAFGAGYRRVSSVHDFRRIYESFLGEPGINIIDVSVPLAGVEFRYGRYW, translated from the coding sequence ATGGAAGACGCAACGCAACCAATTCCAGCAAGGAAGATCTCGATTGATCAGGGCATCATCGAGGCTGCTGCAAAGGCCATCGCGCGCGAGCGTGGGCGTAGCTACACTCCGCCGGTTTCCGATGGGGCTGGCTACACCATGCCTCCTTCTACCAAGCCTCAGCAGCAGGTTCCCATGTCTCGTCGCGAGCGCGAGGTCGAAGAGGCGCGCCGCGCGGCCATGGCTGCCATGCGTCGCGCCGAGGCTACCGCTGCTGCCGTAACGGCGGCGTCGGCTGTTGCCGCGCATGCCCAGTCGAAGAGCGCGGCTCGTACTGCCGTTGCTCAGCCTGCTGCCAGCCAGGCAGCCGTCGTGGAACAGAAGCCGGCTCCGGTGGAACAGCCCATTGAATCCATTATGGTTTCCGAGCCCGCAGTTGCCGAACCTGCCCAGCAGGAAAAGGCCGAGGGCGCGCATGCCGCCGTTGTGGTCGAACGCGAAGAGTCCGCTCCCGTCGTGGAGCGCGAGCCGCGCGTCATTCCCACCGACCCTGCGGAAATCACCTCGGAATACCTGGATGCGTTCTTTTCTGAACTCGAGCGCTGCGGCGTAACCGATTACGTCATCAGCCCGGGCTCCCGTTCCACCGGTCTTGCCATGAAGGCATTCGAGCGCTTCGGAAGCGTGTATGTCGATGTCGACGAACGCGGCGCTGCATTCTTCGCGCTTGGTCTGGCCAAAGCGAAGCGCCAGCCTGTCGCCGTAATCTGCACGAGCGGCACGGCCGTGGGCAATTGGATGCCCGCCGTGCTGGAGGCCGAAGCAAGTCGCGTGCCTCTGCTGCTGCTTTCGGGCGATCGCCCCTCGCGCCTGCAGGGCCTGGGAGCCCCGCAAACGTGCGATCAGCTGAAGATGTTCGGCGACCACGTAAAGAAATTCGTGCAGATGCCCCAGCCTGCGGCAACCGATGAGGCCCTTGCCTTCGCGCGCCAAACGGCTCTGGAGGCATGTGTTGCTGCGCATGGCTCCGTACCTGGTGCGGCTAGCTGCGATGGCGGCCCCGTGCATATCAACTTCCCGTTCGATGAGCCGTTGAAGCCTGCCCGCAGCAAGGGCTCCGAAAAGGTCAACCCGCTTCCGCCTACCGTAGTCCCTGGTCAGGGGCTACGCCCGGGCGATGCTCGCGGCATCTTCAAGGTGTTCCACGGCAAGCGCACCATCGCTCTCTGCGGCGAAGGCACGTGCAATAACTCCGAAGACGTGCAGGTGATGCTCGAGTTCGCGCACAAGTGCCACATTCCGCTGCTGGCTGACCCCTTGTCGGGTCTGCGTTGCGTGGACGACCCGTACGTCATCGACAACTACGATACCGTTTTCGGCGGGGAAGCGCCGCGCGTCGACGTGGTCATTCGTTTTGGCCGCTGGCCGGTTTCCAAGCGTTGCTTCATGGCGCTGCAGGAAATGAACCCCACGCAGATCGCCGTCGATATGCGCGATACGCGCGATTATTCTGCAAGCACGTCGCTGTTCGTGCATGCCCTGCCCGTGGTGTTCGCCGCTGGCATGATTGGCGTGCGCGCCAAGAGCACGGCGAGCGTGAAGTGCGTGGAGGAGTGGATGGCTGCCAATGACGAAGCGCGCGAGCGCATCACGTCAGTGCCCAGCCGCGTGGGAGCCGACGATTTCGAAGGCGCCTACGTTGCCAAGATGATGTCGCTCATTCCCGAAGGGTCGCTGCTGTTCAGCGCGAATAGCATGAGCATTCGCGCCATTGACACGTTCTACTGCAAGTCCGACAAGAACATCCGCGTGCTGTGCAACCGTGGCCTGAATGGCATCGATGGCACGCTGTCTTCTGCCATTGGCGCGGCGCAGGCGTACGAGCAGACCACCGTCCTTACGGGCGACCTGGCGTTCCTGCACGATGCGAATGCTCTGTCGCTGCAGAACGAAATGCACATTCGCGAGATTCGTCACGACGGCCCCGTGCCCTCGATCATCGTGGTGCTCTTGAACAACAACGGTGGCGCCATCTTCGATATGCTTCCGCAGAAGTCGACCGAAGATTACTTTGGCCGTTTGTTCCTCACGCCGCAGAATGTCGATTGCAAGCATCTGGCGCAGGCGTTCGGCGCGGGCTATCGCCGCGTGAGCTCGGTGCACGACTTCCGTCGCATCTACGAGAGCTTCCTGGGCGAGCCGGGCATCAACATCATTGACGTGTCGGTGCCGCTGGCTGGCGTGGAATTCCGCTACGGCCGTTACTGGTAG
- a CDS encoding isochorismate synthase, with the protein MAKIYTYALPLGADIVDAFCQLQKGFTDQFVYYEKSGPARLFGLGRCIALCSASDVEYVVEGSEEIPPYMFTYQRFDAENPAPADEMFSSFPCLRFLVPEIVLVQNEEGSYLQVNSLGPVYEGRVQRFLRQAQSAPARTRRTIPYTLGSDSRSAWHREMEQTLTAIDSGRISKAVLSRRLPLHASEPFSSKDLLVNLIDGSARGTVFMYRYGDVFFCGCTPELLVRKQGTNIQSECLAGTIGVGNTPEEREALANELLSDDKNRREHAFVVDFIRGVVERNCHDVEIPAAPIIKPLQHVQHLHTPVSAQMMEGRSVQNLAGQLSPTPALSGTPVGEAMMLLRQVEPYNRGFFGGSVGYVDGDGNGAFSVAIRCGVFDGENGYVYAGCGIVAGSDADSEYDEIDMKLKTILSAFNGEDRD; encoded by the coding sequence ATGGCAAAAATCTACACGTACGCATTGCCTTTGGGTGCGGACATCGTAGATGCGTTTTGCCAGCTCCAAAAGGGTTTTACCGATCAATTCGTTTACTACGAGAAAAGCGGGCCCGCCCGTTTGTTCGGCTTGGGTCGCTGTATTGCGCTCTGCTCCGCTTCCGACGTGGAATACGTGGTGGAGGGCTCCGAAGAAATCCCGCCGTATATGTTCACATATCAGCGTTTCGACGCGGAAAACCCCGCGCCGGCCGACGAGATGTTTTCGTCGTTCCCATGCCTGCGCTTTCTGGTTCCTGAAATCGTTCTCGTTCAGAACGAAGAGGGTTCGTATTTGCAGGTGAATAGTTTGGGTCCCGTGTACGAGGGTCGCGTGCAGCGATTCCTCCGCCAGGCGCAATCTGCGCCCGCGCGCACGCGTCGCACCATTCCGTATACCCTGGGAAGCGATTCGCGCAGCGCTTGGCATCGCGAAATGGAGCAAACGCTGACTGCCATCGATTCGGGCCGCATTTCGAAAGCGGTGCTTTCGCGTCGTCTGCCCCTGCATGCCAGCGAACCGTTTTCCAGCAAGGATTTGCTGGTGAACCTTATCGACGGCAGTGCGCGTGGAACGGTGTTCATGTATCGCTACGGCGATGTGTTCTTCTGCGGCTGTACGCCCGAGCTCCTCGTTCGCAAGCAGGGAACCAACATCCAGAGCGAATGCCTGGCGGGCACCATTGGAGTGGGCAATACGCCCGAAGAGCGCGAAGCCCTGGCAAACGAGCTTCTTTCCGACGACAAGAATCGCCGCGAACATGCCTTCGTAGTCGATTTCATTCGTGGGGTCGTCGAGCGCAACTGCCACGATGTGGAAATTCCTGCTGCTCCCATCATCAAGCCGCTGCAGCACGTGCAGCATTTGCACACGCCCGTTTCGGCGCAGATGATGGAGGGGCGCAGCGTTCAGAATCTGGCGGGGCAGCTTTCGCCCACGCCCGCTCTTTCTGGTACGCCGGTGGGCGAGGCCATGATGCTCCTGCGTCAGGTCGAACCGTATAACCGTGGCTTCTTCGGCGGTTCGGTGGGCTATGTCGACGGCGATGGAAACGGCGCATTTTCTGTAGCCATCCGCTGCGGCGTGTTCGATGGAGAAAACGGCTATGTCTACGCAGGCTGCGGAATCGTGGCTGGTAGCGATGCCGATTCGGAATACGATGAGATAGATATGAAGTTGAAGACCATTCTTTCGGCTTTCAATGGGGAAGATAGGGACTAA
- a CDS encoding HAD family hydrolase, with amino-acid sequence MAREAFIFDCDGTILDTLPDLVLLTNATLKEFGLPQHTSKDVLSFVGHGARALIDQAVPSNTPEEKRVAVFNRWKELYPTFGFEETIPFKGMPSTIETLKRTGIKVAVLSNKFDAATKEVTERYYPGVFDAIHGECPDYPRKPDPTGLLKTIAELGTVPEKTVYVGDSPVDIEVSKAAGVFAAGVSWGYNPEPVLVSAGADAIVHAPENLLGLLSR; translated from the coding sequence ATGGCGCGGGAAGCATTTATCTTTGATTGCGACGGCACGATTCTGGATACGTTGCCCGATTTGGTGCTCCTCACGAACGCTACGCTCAAGGAGTTCGGCCTTCCGCAGCATACGTCGAAGGATGTCCTCAGCTTCGTAGGCCATGGCGCCCGCGCGCTTATCGACCAGGCGGTACCGAGCAACACGCCCGAGGAAAAGCGCGTGGCGGTCTTCAATCGTTGGAAGGAACTGTACCCAACGTTTGGCTTCGAGGAGACCATCCCCTTCAAGGGCATGCCCTCCACGATTGAAACGCTCAAGCGCACGGGCATCAAGGTCGCTGTGCTCAGTAACAAGTTTGACGCCGCAACCAAGGAAGTCACGGAGCGCTACTACCCAGGCGTCTTCGACGCCATCCATGGCGAATGCCCCGACTATCCGCGTAAGCCCGACCCTACGGGTCTCCTGAAGACCATCGCCGAGCTGGGCACCGTCCCCGAGAAGACGGTGTACGTGGGCGATTCGCCTGTCGATATCGAGGTTTCGAAGGCAGCAGGCGTGTTTGCTGCGGGCGTGTCGTGGGGCTATAACCCCGAACCCGTGCTCGTCTCTGCAGGCGCTGATGCCATCGTTCATGCTCCCGAAAACCTGCTGGGATTGCTTTCCCGATAG
- a CDS encoding DUF5679 domain-containing protein, translated as MAIEAYCMKCKAKKIMKDPVESTTKNGKPITKGKCPDCGTTICRIGSTK; from the coding sequence ATGGCAATCGAAGCATATTGCATGAAGTGCAAGGCGAAGAAGATCATGAAGGATCCGGTTGAGAGCACCACGAAGAATGGCAAGCCGATCACCAAGGGCAAGTGCCCCGATTGCGGTACTACGATCTGCCGCATTGGCTCCACCAAGTAA
- a CDS encoding exonuclease domain-containing protein — MMVTDSLETYITEATPKRIVERYRGLKQAAEQSYYGELDDDVVVIDTETTGVSFRHDELTQIAAARMVKGEIVDWFVTFVNPGKAIPDDIVHLTNITQDDVKDAPSPEEAVAQLAEFVGTSDLVAHNANFDRHFCTKPASGHALRDNRWIDSLDLARIVLPRLKSHRLTDLVRAFDAPISTHRADADVEALCAIYRILLAGIQAMPIELVKEIACYAEESVWPTVRVFTYFADAELAGEKLSLRKMRQENVGKKAYAVKTDAESIARDVQASLQFASDEEIEDAFSPRGMVGSMYSDFEARAEQVQMSKSVNAAFRESENLAVEAGTGVGKSMAYLVPSVLAAKKNNITVGVATKTNALLDQLVNHELPLLSEACGGVTYSALKGFSHYPCMRKIEQIATAGPRMRSISDGEVCQAAALAGLLSFIEQSEYDDIDGLKIDYRALPRWEITTTSHDCLRRKCPFFGSKCFVHGARMKAEASDIVVTNQTLLFCDVAAEGGLLPAIRYWVVDEAHGAEAEARRAFSCKIDVEEIRTIISRVSSEDVSRNVFLRAERRLTGAVDASAEQMNTLLTDQEREEARGNGLSDGDTLVFALSGKAKRAGMLYAQTAEEFCLHVKDLLYFEPQKQSKGYDYVDLWLNDDIRASSVFQDLVSLGRTMCEASEKLIRACQQMVGIMEDVRSAAAVQRDIASLALKLKEIVNSCELILFQGSDAYAYAAHLLKHKGKNYRAHGSESLEALMMNVGDYMNETLYARTHSVVFTSATMTIADSFDNFGTSLGFNTSEFSKTRTEQLPSSYDFDGHMTVYVASDIPEPNDPHYLDALTQFLIGIHRAQQGSTLTLFTNRREMEKSYDVVNDALKADDLRVVCQKWGVSVKGLRDDFIADEHLSLFALKSFWEGFDAPGATLKAVVIPKLPFSKPTDPLSCARGQVDPKAWSHYVLPAAVMETKQAAGRLIRSADDRGNLILADKRLITKGYGKVFLKSMPSHTVKQLTMREICEELAMGN, encoded by the coding sequence ATGATGGTTACGGACTCTCTAGAAACATACATTACCGAAGCAACTCCCAAGCGCATTGTCGAACGGTATCGTGGCCTAAAACAGGCTGCGGAGCAGTCGTATTATGGCGAGCTCGACGATGATGTGGTGGTAATCGATACCGAAACGACTGGCGTGTCGTTTCGTCATGACGAGCTTACTCAGATCGCTGCAGCCCGCATGGTGAAGGGCGAAATCGTCGACTGGTTCGTGACGTTCGTTAACCCGGGGAAGGCAATTCCCGATGACATCGTTCACCTCACGAACATCACTCAGGACGATGTGAAGGATGCTCCGAGCCCCGAAGAGGCCGTAGCACAGCTTGCGGAATTCGTGGGTACCAGCGACTTGGTGGCCCATAATGCCAATTTCGACCGGCATTTCTGCACGAAGCCGGCTTCCGGTCATGCATTGCGTGACAATCGATGGATTGATTCGCTCGATCTGGCGCGTATCGTTTTGCCGCGTTTGAAGTCTCATCGCCTAACCGATTTGGTCAGGGCGTTTGATGCACCCATATCCACGCATCGTGCCGATGCTGACGTCGAGGCCCTGTGCGCTATCTACCGTATCTTGCTGGCGGGCATTCAGGCTATGCCTATCGAGCTTGTGAAGGAAATCGCGTGCTATGCCGAGGAAAGCGTCTGGCCCACGGTGCGCGTGTTCACGTATTTTGCCGACGCGGAACTTGCGGGCGAAAAGCTGAGCCTTCGCAAGATGCGTCAGGAGAACGTGGGCAAGAAAGCCTACGCGGTAAAGACCGACGCTGAATCCATTGCCCGCGATGTGCAGGCATCGCTGCAGTTTGCGAGCGACGAAGAGATTGAAGATGCCTTCTCACCCCGTGGCATGGTTGGCTCGATGTACTCCGATTTTGAGGCGCGTGCCGAACAGGTGCAGATGTCGAAGTCGGTAAACGCTGCATTCAGGGAGTCGGAAAACCTGGCCGTTGAGGCTGGTACGGGCGTTGGCAAGTCGATGGCGTACCTCGTGCCGTCCGTGCTGGCCGCCAAGAAGAACAACATCACCGTGGGCGTGGCGACGAAGACCAATGCGCTGCTCGACCAGTTGGTGAATCATGAATTGCCGCTGCTTTCCGAAGCATGTGGTGGTGTAACGTATAGCGCGCTCAAGGGCTTTTCCCATTACCCCTGCATGCGCAAGATCGAACAGATTGCCACCGCAGGTCCTCGTATGCGCAGCATATCCGATGGCGAAGTCTGCCAGGCGGCAGCCCTTGCCGGGCTTTTGTCGTTTATCGAGCAATCGGAATACGATGATATCGATGGCCTGAAGATTGACTATCGCGCCTTGCCTCGTTGGGAAATTACTACCACGTCTCACGACTGCCTGCGTCGCAAGTGCCCGTTCTTTGGCTCCAAATGCTTTGTGCATGGCGCGCGCATGAAGGCGGAAGCGTCCGATATCGTGGTCACGAATCAGACGCTCCTCTTCTGCGATGTCGCCGCAGAAGGCGGCCTGTTGCCGGCAATTCGCTATTGGGTCGTTGATGAGGCCCATGGCGCGGAAGCCGAAGCTCGTCGTGCGTTCAGCTGCAAGATCGACGTCGAGGAGATTCGCACGATTATTTCGCGCGTAAGCTCTGAAGACGTATCGCGTAACGTGTTCCTGCGTGCGGAGCGGCGCCTTACCGGTGCGGTTGACGCTTCGGCCGAGCAGATGAACACGCTGCTTACCGATCAGGAACGCGAGGAAGCGCGGGGAAATGGTCTTTCCGACGGCGACACGCTCGTGTTTGCGTTAAGTGGCAAGGCGAAGCGCGCGGGAATGCTGTACGCGCAAACCGCCGAGGAATTCTGCCTGCATGTGAAGGACCTGCTGTACTTCGAGCCCCAGAAGCAGTCGAAGGGCTACGATTATGTCGACCTATGGCTCAACGACGACATTCGCGCCAGCAGCGTTTTCCAGGATCTCGTTTCCTTGGGACGCACTATGTGCGAGGCATCGGAAAAGCTCATCCGCGCGTGTCAGCAAATGGTGGGCATTATGGAGGACGTTCGCTCCGCCGCTGCCGTTCAGCGTGACATAGCCTCTTTGGCGTTGAAGCTGAAGGAAATCGTGAATTCCTGCGAGCTCATTTTGTTCCAGGGGTCCGACGCCTATGCGTATGCCGCCCATTTGCTGAAGCACAAGGGCAAGAATTATCGCGCTCACGGTTCCGAAAGTCTGGAAGCGCTCATGATGAACGTGGGCGACTACATGAATGAAACGCTGTACGCGCGTACGCACAGCGTGGTCTTTACGTCGGCAACCATGACCATTGCCGATTCGTTCGACAACTTCGGTACGTCGCTGGGCTTCAATACGTCGGAGTTTTCCAAGACGCGTACCGAGCAATTGCCTTCCAGCTACGACTTCGATGGCCATATGACCGTATACGTGGCGAGCGACATTCCCGAGCCGAATGACCCTCACTACTTGGATGCGCTCACTCAATTCCTTATTGGCATTCATCGCGCCCAGCAGGGTTCCACCCTTACGTTGTTCACGAATCGCCGGGAAATGGAGAAGAGCTACGACGTGGTGAACGATGCCCTGAAGGCCGACGATCTGCGTGTCGTGTGCCAGAAGTGGGGTGTGTCGGTGAAGGGTCTGCGTGATGACTTCATCGCCGACGAACACTTGTCGCTGTTCGCGCTGAAGAGCTTCTGGGAGGGCTTCGATGCCCCCGGTGCCACGCTCAAGGCGGTGGTCATTCCCAAGCTTCCGTTTTCTAAGCCCACCGACCCGCTGTCGTGCGCGCGTGGGCAGGTTGACCCCAAGGCGTGGTCGCACTACGTTTTGCCGGCAGCCGTTATGGAAACGAAGCAGGCAGCGGGCAGGCTCATTCGCAGCGCCGACGACCGCGGCAATCTTATCCTGGCCGACAAGCGCCTGATTACGAAGGGGTATGGCAAGGTGTTCCTGAAGTCGATGCCCAGCCATACCGTAAAGCAGCTAACGATGCGCGAGATCTGCGAAGAGCTCGCTATGGGGAACTAG
- a CDS encoding D-alanine--D-alanine ligase family protein translates to MELIPQNIKVALLAGGTSGEREISLQSGKGAGEALRAAGFSVTEFDPANSEDLVELIRGSFDVAFLCLHGKHGEDGTMQGFLETINLPYTGPGVWSSATAIDKAKAKVHYIEDGITTPQSVTLRSANEMSAEEIIQKLGNHVVVKPATEGSALGVSIVEGAEELQKAIDADFEMDNKVVVETYVSGTELTVAVLGNANPKALPVIEIVPQLGEFYDFESKYAAGGSDHICPARLSEDLTQKVQQTALAAHKALNCRGVSRTDIILGEDGTCWVLETNTIPGMTATSLLPDAARVAGMDFPQLCTKLIELALE, encoded by the coding sequence ATGGAACTCATTCCTCAGAACATCAAGGTCGCTTTGCTCGCGGGCGGTACGAGCGGCGAAAGGGAAATCTCGCTGCAGTCCGGTAAGGGTGCGGGCGAGGCGCTTCGTGCTGCTGGTTTTTCGGTTACCGAATTTGATCCGGCGAACTCCGAGGACCTTGTTGAGCTCATTAGGGGTTCGTTCGATGTTGCCTTCCTGTGCCTGCATGGCAAGCACGGCGAAGATGGCACGATGCAGGGCTTTCTGGAAACCATTAACCTGCCGTATACCGGTCCTGGCGTTTGGTCGAGTGCTACGGCTATCGACAAGGCCAAGGCGAAGGTTCATTACATCGAAGACGGCATTACGACGCCGCAGTCGGTTACGCTGCGTTCTGCCAATGAAATGAGCGCAGAGGAAATCATTCAGAAGCTCGGCAATCACGTGGTGGTAAAGCCCGCTACCGAGGGTAGCGCGCTGGGCGTTTCCATTGTCGAGGGTGCGGAAGAGCTGCAGAAGGCAATCGACGCCGACTTCGAAATGGACAATAAGGTCGTTGTTGAGACGTATGTGTCGGGCACCGAGCTTACCGTTGCCGTGCTTGGCAATGCCAACCCGAAGGCGCTGCCCGTTATCGAGATCGTTCCCCAGCTGGGCGAGTTCTACGACTTCGAATCGAAGTACGCAGCCGGTGGTTCCGACCACATTTGCCCCGCGCGTCTTTCCGAGGATCTTACCCAGAAGGTTCAGCAGACTGCCTTGGCGGCTCATAAGGCGCTGAATTGCCGCGGCGTTTCTCGTACCGATATCATCCTGGGCGAAGACGGCACGTGTTGGGTGCTGGAAACCAACACCATTCCCGGCATGACTGCAACGTCGCTGCTGCCTGATGCCGCGCGCGTTGCGGGTATGGACTTCCCGCAGCTGTGCACGAAGCTCATCGAACTGGCGCTCGAATAG